In one window of Tellurirhabdus rosea DNA:
- the yidC gene encoding membrane protein insertase YidC gives MDRNQVVGIVLILAMLLGYQLLMPKPQPEKEPQKKSAQSQPSPNALQKARPDQPIDSAAARAQYGDFAAAAIGQTQDVVVENADVRFTFSTQGGRVKEVVLKKYQPFGQPNQPLVLFDEQSSEMVMELPTNRGRINLEKLYFTTDAPARSTVSGSGQKVTFRLALAGGQTVEQTYTIPAEGYTVEYDLKLTGMDRLVTNDNVRFVWQDKMRQFENDLNENRKEATIHYLTGDENFEELPKDATGNREQIVEEPVQWYSIKHKYFLASFVAKNSPLQKATFRTLVNPADSSYVKLAVADVQLPMGDLKTGKGNFRFFFGPNDYQILDEVAPEFDRNVYLGYAVLKPLNKFFFVPMFNLLEKVFSNYGILIVVLVLIVKALLTPLTYKSYVSMAKMRVLTPEINEIKERVGDDMAKMQSEQMKLYQQVGVSPLSGCIPVLATMPILMSLFFLFPNLIELRQKPFLWASDLSTYDSFINLPFGLPFAGDHISLFTILMTASSLAYAWYNNQMTPAQPNSPINMKAMAYIFPLMFMFILNSFPAGLTWYYFVSNVVTIAQQQLIRRFVNEDKIRVVLDENKKKFERGEGKKSKFQDMLQRSLQQAEEAKKKAEEAQKRADQRTKKK, from the coding sequence ATGGATCGTAATCAAGTAGTAGGAATTGTCCTCATCCTGGCGATGCTGCTTGGGTATCAGTTGCTGATGCCAAAGCCGCAGCCGGAAAAAGAACCCCAGAAAAAATCGGCTCAGTCGCAGCCCTCCCCCAACGCGCTTCAGAAAGCCCGGCCTGACCAGCCTATCGACTCTGCCGCCGCCCGGGCCCAGTACGGCGATTTTGCCGCCGCCGCTATCGGCCAGACGCAGGATGTGGTCGTTGAAAACGCCGACGTTCGCTTCACGTTCAGCACCCAGGGCGGTCGCGTGAAAGAAGTTGTTCTTAAAAAATACCAGCCCTTCGGCCAGCCGAACCAGCCCCTCGTTCTGTTTGACGAACAGAGCAGCGAAATGGTGATGGAACTGCCCACCAACCGCGGCCGGATCAACCTCGAAAAGCTTTACTTCACGACCGACGCCCCGGCCCGTTCGACCGTTTCGGGCAGCGGCCAGAAAGTCACCTTCCGGCTGGCGCTGGCGGGCGGACAGACCGTCGAACAGACCTACACGATCCCGGCCGAAGGCTACACGGTCGAGTATGACCTCAAACTGACGGGCATGGACCGCCTCGTCACCAACGACAACGTCCGGTTCGTATGGCAGGACAAGATGCGGCAGTTTGAAAATGACCTCAACGAAAACCGCAAGGAAGCGACCATTCACTACCTGACGGGCGACGAGAACTTCGAGGAACTGCCCAAAGATGCGACCGGCAACCGCGAGCAGATCGTCGAAGAGCCGGTGCAGTGGTATTCTATCAAGCACAAGTATTTCCTGGCGAGCTTTGTTGCCAAAAATTCACCCCTGCAAAAGGCGACGTTCCGGACGCTGGTGAACCCGGCTGACAGTTCGTATGTGAAGCTCGCCGTGGCCGACGTGCAGTTGCCGATGGGCGACCTGAAAACCGGCAAGGGCAACTTCCGCTTCTTTTTCGGCCCCAACGACTACCAGATTCTGGACGAAGTGGCCCCGGAATTCGACCGCAACGTTTACCTCGGTTACGCCGTCCTGAAGCCGCTGAACAAGTTCTTCTTCGTGCCGATGTTCAACCTGCTGGAGAAGGTGTTCAGCAACTACGGTATCCTGATCGTGGTGCTGGTGCTCATCGTTAAGGCGCTGCTGACGCCGCTGACCTACAAATCGTACGTGAGCATGGCCAAGATGCGGGTCCTGACGCCGGAAATCAACGAAATCAAGGAGCGCGTCGGCGACGACATGGCCAAGATGCAGTCCGAGCAGATGAAGCTTTACCAGCAGGTCGGCGTCAGTCCGCTGAGCGGCTGTATTCCGGTGCTGGCGACGATGCCGATCCTGATGTCGCTGTTCTTCCTGTTTCCGAACCTGATCGAACTCCGGCAGAAGCCGTTCCTGTGGGCGAGTGACCTCTCGACCTACGACTCGTTTATCAACCTGCCGTTTGGTCTGCCGTTTGCCGGCGACCACATCAGCCTGTTCACCATCCTGATGACGGCCTCCAGCCTGGCGTACGCCTGGTACAACAACCAGATGACGCCCGCCCAGCCCAACAGCCCGATCAACATGAAGGCGATGGCGTACATTTTCCCGCTGATGTTCATGTTCATTCTGAACTCGTTCCCGGCGGGTCTGACCTGGTACTACTTCGTGTCCAACGTGGTGACGATTGCGCAGCAGCAGCTGATCCGCCGCTTTGTCAACGAAGACAAAATCCGGGTGGTGCTCGACGAGAACAAGAAGAAGTTCGAGCGCGGCGAAGGCAAGAAGTCCAAGTTCCAGGACATGCTGCAACGGTCGCTGCAACAGGCGGAAGAAGCCAAGAAGAAAGCCGAAGAAGCCCAGAAACGGGCCGACCAGCGGACCAAGAAAAAATAG
- a CDS encoding GNAT family N-acetyltransferase has translation MHSFHFSTDYILENDGVRLRPLTLDDVSNLLHFSLHEPELWQYSLVQAGGEEALRHYIRQAVEAREAGREYPFIVFDKSQNVFAGSTRFYDIQLENRTLLLGYTWYGKNHQGTGLNKHCKYLLLQFAFETMGMERVEFRADNANQRSIRAMKSIGCVEEGLLRSHGRRPDGSRRDSIVLSILRNEWFNGVKETLGAKLARV, from the coding sequence ATGCACTCATTCCATTTTTCCACCGATTACATCCTCGAAAACGACGGAGTCCGCCTCCGCCCCCTGACCCTCGACGACGTTTCCAACCTGCTCCACTTCTCCCTGCACGAACCTGAACTGTGGCAGTATTCGCTCGTACAGGCGGGCGGCGAAGAGGCCCTGCGCCACTACATCCGACAGGCCGTAGAAGCGCGGGAAGCCGGGCGGGAATATCCGTTTATCGTCTTCGACAAATCGCAGAATGTCTTTGCCGGAAGTACCCGTTTTTACGACATCCAGTTGGAGAACCGGACCCTGCTGCTGGGCTACACCTGGTACGGTAAAAATCACCAGGGAACGGGTCTGAACAAGCACTGCAAATACCTGCTGCTGCAATTTGCGTTCGAAACGATGGGCATGGAGCGGGTCGAGTTCCGGGCCGACAATGCCAACCAGCGCAGCATCCGGGCCATGAAAAGCATCGGCTGCGTGGAAGAGGGCCTGCTGCGGAGCCACGGCCGCCGTCCGGATGGTTCGCGGCGGGACAGCATCGTTCTGAGCATCCTCCGAAACGAGTGGTTCAATGGCGTAAAGGAAACTCTCGGCGCAAAACTTGCCCGGGTTTAG
- the hemL gene encoding glutamate-1-semialdehyde 2,1-aminomutase, which yields MTTSQQLFEQAKTLIPGGVNSPVRAFRAVGGTPLFIKSAKGPYIYDEDGNRYIELINSWGPMILGHAFEPVEEAVREAIQHSFSFGAPTRKEVEMAELITEIVPSVEKVRMVNSGTEATMAAIRVARGFTGRDKIIKFEGCYHGHGDSFLIAAGSGAVTMGVPDSPGVTKATAHDTLTAPYNDLRAVEMLIDNNHNQIAAIILEPVVGNMGCVLPEPGFLEGIRELCDKNDILLIFDEVMTGFRLAKGGAQERFGIRPDLTTMGKIIGGGMPVGAYGGRADIMNVVSPAGPVYQAGTLSGNPIAMSAGLAMLRHLHGHPEVYTRLEEIGSKMVTGFQNSLQKLGLPFTINHLGSMFTLFMTDKPVTNFEEAKTCDLPLFGRYFHAMLRRGVYLAPSQFESLFLSTALTDELVEEVIAANEESLKEVI from the coding sequence ATGACAACCAGCCAGCAACTTTTCGAACAGGCCAAGACGCTCATTCCGGGGGGGGTAAACTCGCCGGTACGGGCGTTTCGGGCGGTGGGCGGCACACCGCTGTTTATTAAATCTGCCAAAGGACCGTACATCTACGACGAAGACGGCAACCGCTATATCGAACTCATCAATTCCTGGGGGCCGATGATTCTCGGTCACGCCTTCGAGCCGGTGGAGGAAGCCGTGCGCGAGGCCATCCAGCACTCGTTTTCGTTCGGCGCCCCGACCCGCAAGGAGGTGGAAATGGCCGAACTGATTACGGAGATCGTTCCGTCGGTCGAGAAAGTCCGGATGGTAAATTCCGGCACCGAAGCGACGATGGCGGCTATCCGGGTAGCCCGGGGCTTTACCGGCCGCGATAAAATCATCAAGTTCGAGGGCTGTTACCACGGTCACGGCGACTCCTTCCTGATTGCCGCCGGCAGCGGAGCGGTCACGATGGGCGTGCCCGACAGTCCCGGCGTGACGAAGGCCACGGCCCACGACACGCTCACGGCGCCCTACAACGACCTCCGGGCCGTTGAAATGCTCATCGACAACAACCACAACCAGATTGCGGCGATCATTCTGGAGCCGGTTGTTGGCAACATGGGCTGCGTCCTGCCCGAGCCGGGCTTTCTGGAAGGCATCCGCGAGCTTTGCGACAAGAACGACATTCTGCTGATTTTTGACGAGGTCATGACCGGCTTCCGGCTGGCGAAAGGCGGGGCGCAGGAGCGCTTCGGCATCCGCCCGGACCTGACGACGATGGGCAAGATCATCGGCGGCGGCATGCCCGTGGGGGCCTACGGCGGTCGCGCGGACATCATGAACGTCGTTTCGCCGGCGGGTCCGGTGTACCAGGCGGGCACGCTTTCGGGCAACCCGATCGCCATGTCGGCGGGTCTGGCCATGCTGCGGCACCTGCACGGGCATCCGGAGGTGTACACGCGTCTGGAGGAAATCGGCAGCAAAATGGTGACGGGCTTCCAGAACAGCCTCCAAAAGCTGGGGCTTCCCTTCACCATCAACCACCTGGGCTCGATGTTCACGCTGTTTATGACCGACAAGCCGGTGACGAATTTTGAGGAAGCCAAAACCTGCGACCTTCCGCTGTTCGGCCGTTATTTCCACGCCATGCTCCGGCGCGGCGTGTACCTGGCCCCCTCCCAGTTCGAAAGCCTCTTCCTGTCCACAGCCCTGACCGACGAGCTGGTGGAGGAGGTCATTGCGGCGAACGAGGAGAGCCTGAAAGAGGTTATTTAG
- a CDS encoding ABC transporter substrate-binding protein has product MTLRYLQNILFAVLCLTVGIARAQDAAERRYRQGVQLVQQGQYEKAKAELTPLLQRRDGLGPYAHYYHALADFRLKNQTGARLMLRQLLDRFPDWNKADDAYYLMAAASFEGGLYEEGLTFLSRLSGTSLKADVQKLESAHFARITELNRLKSLQREYPDNRNLALALIDLIQRTSTDRSDLELSDRLTNRFGVPTASASNRPAVTEPVASTTASGVNPARPERNRNKGYFNVGVLFPFRLNQLNPGGTARSNQYALDLYNGMKLAQEKLQQEGVTVNLFAYDVENDAAKMTELLNNPSFIQNDLLFGPLYAEPNRIATEFASRNGLPLVNPISTSSELVASQPLAFLAQPSLTQQALQTLTFARTLGMGKRVAIYFGSTRKDSTLAAIYQQEARKVGFQILEFKKLAGDTEQITLTEASRAAHILLVSSDEKTGPKLLKTLSARKVTAPVIATSGAFDFTKNSLSVFERSELYLLYPDFVDNKRPEVESFNQAYLETRNIIPSVFAYQGYDMLLFFGRMLARNRGVLPQGPPLKSEREDYLIAGFDYSQSNENRRVPIVKFEEGQFIIANE; this is encoded by the coding sequence ATGACGCTTCGTTACCTACAGAATATTCTTTTCGCCGTTCTCTGCCTCACGGTGGGAATCGCCCGGGCCCAGGACGCGGCCGAGCGCCGCTACCGCCAGGGGGTTCAGCTCGTGCAGCAGGGACAGTACGAAAAAGCCAAAGCCGAACTGACGCCCCTGCTTCAGCGGCGGGACGGCCTCGGCCCGTATGCCCACTATTACCACGCCCTGGCCGATTTTCGCCTTAAAAATCAAACCGGCGCCCGGCTGATGCTCCGGCAGCTGCTCGACCGTTTTCCGGACTGGAACAAGGCCGACGACGCCTATTACCTGATGGCCGCGGCCAGTTTTGAAGGCGGGCTGTACGAGGAAGGGCTGACCTTTCTGTCGCGCCTTTCCGGAACTTCCCTGAAAGCCGATGTGCAGAAGCTGGAGTCCGCCCATTTTGCCCGCATCACGGAGCTGAACCGGTTGAAATCGCTGCAACGGGAATATCCCGACAACCGAAACCTGGCCCTGGCGCTCATCGACCTCATTCAGCGGACGTCCACGGACCGCTCGGACCTGGAGCTTTCCGACCGGCTGACCAACCGCTTCGGCGTTCCGACGGCTTCGGCTTCCAACCGGCCTGCGGTCACCGAGCCGGTGGCCTCCACGACGGCATCGGGCGTGAATCCGGCCCGTCCGGAGCGGAACCGCAACAAAGGTTACTTCAATGTCGGCGTGCTGTTTCCTTTCCGCCTGAACCAGTTGAACCCGGGCGGAACGGCCCGTTCGAACCAGTATGCGCTGGATTTGTACAACGGGATGAAGCTGGCCCAGGAAAAGCTGCAGCAGGAAGGCGTTACGGTCAATCTGTTTGCCTATGACGTGGAAAACGACGCGGCGAAGATGACCGAACTGCTCAACAACCCGTCGTTCATTCAGAACGACCTGCTGTTCGGGCCGCTTTACGCCGAACCCAACCGGATTGCCACTGAATTTGCCAGCCGCAACGGCCTGCCGCTGGTCAATCCCATTTCGACCAGCAGCGAACTGGTGGCCAGTCAGCCGCTGGCGTTTCTGGCCCAGCCGTCGCTCACCCAGCAAGCCCTGCAAACCCTGACTTTTGCCCGTACGCTGGGCATGGGCAAACGGGTCGCCATTTATTTTGGCAGCACGCGCAAAGACTCAACGCTGGCCGCCATCTATCAGCAGGAGGCCCGGAAAGTCGGGTTCCAGATCCTTGAATTCAAGAAACTGGCCGGCGACACCGAACAGATCACCCTGACCGAAGCCAGCCGGGCGGCCCATATTCTGCTGGTGAGCAGCGACGAAAAAACCGGACCCAAACTACTAAAAACGCTTTCGGCGCGAAAGGTAACGGCTCCCGTGATCGCTACGTCCGGGGCTTTTGATTTTACCAAAAATTCGCTTTCGGTCTTCGAGCGCAGCGAGTTATACCTGCTCTATCCAGATTTCGTGGACAACAAACGGCCGGAGGTGGAGAGCTTCAATCAGGCGTATCTGGAAACCCGCAACATCATTCCGTCCGTTTTTGCCTACCAGGGCTACGACATGCTGCTGTTCTTCGGCCGCATGCTTGCCCGCAACCGGGGCGTGCTTCCCCAGGGACCGCCGCTGAAAAGCGAGCGCGAAGACTACCTCATTGCCGGCTTCGACTACAGCCAGTCGAACGAAAACCGCCGGGTTCCAATTGTTAAATTTGAAGAAGGACAGTTTATCATTGCGAATGAGTGA
- a CDS encoding RraA family protein, with protein MVAIAALLLHGLTPTAKAQQISREELIFLTPEWKGERFPDGRPKVPDAILKRMKLVTLEEAWAVLKGDNFKHQYAEGWQCINPDSVLVGRAVTATFMPGRPDVHRVIDKKGHEKDGRVKSQNSWPIDMLVKGDVYVVDQFGAHEDGPTIGDNLGNSIYAKTGNGIVYEGAVRDVAGLKEIGGFTSFFRSYHPSHHLNNPDGDLNTTLVGINRPTRIGGAMVMPGDVVLGRNGAVMFIPPHLAEKVVKTSEIVRLRDMFGHQRLREQKYTPGQIDSRWSADIEKDFSQWLNAYIDKLPVPKEQIQEYLKTRTW; from the coding sequence ATGGTCGCAATAGCTGCGCTGTTGCTTCATGGGCTTACGCCAACCGCGAAGGCCCAGCAGATTTCCCGCGAAGAACTGATTTTTTTAACGCCCGAATGGAAAGGCGAACGGTTCCCCGACGGTCGTCCCAAGGTGCCGGATGCCATTCTGAAGCGCATGAAGCTCGTTACGCTCGAAGAAGCCTGGGCCGTGCTGAAAGGCGACAATTTTAAACACCAGTACGCCGAAGGCTGGCAGTGCATCAATCCCGACAGCGTGCTGGTGGGCCGCGCCGTAACGGCCACTTTCATGCCCGGTCGCCCGGACGTGCACCGGGTCATCGATAAAAAAGGCCACGAAAAAGACGGCCGGGTGAAGTCCCAGAACTCCTGGCCGATCGACATGCTTGTGAAAGGCGATGTGTACGTAGTCGACCAGTTTGGCGCGCACGAGGACGGCCCGACCATCGGCGACAACCTCGGCAACTCGATTTACGCCAAAACCGGCAACGGCATCGTCTACGAAGGAGCCGTCCGCGACGTGGCCGGGCTGAAGGAAATCGGCGGTTTTACCTCCTTCTTCCGGTCGTACCACCCCTCGCACCACCTCAACAACCCGGACGGCGACCTGAACACCACGCTCGTCGGAATCAACCGCCCGACGCGCATCGGCGGAGCGATGGTCATGCCCGGCGATGTGGTGCTGGGTCGCAATGGAGCCGTCATGTTCATTCCGCCGCATCTGGCCGAGAAAGTGGTAAAAACCTCCGAAATCGTGCGGCTGCGGGATATGTTCGGGCACCAGCGCCTCCGGGAGCAGAAATACACCCCGGGCCAGATCGACAGCCGCTGGTCGGCGGACATCGAGAAGGACTTTTCGCAGTGGCTCAACGCCTACATCGACAAACTGCCCGTTCCCAAAGAGCAGATTCAGGAATACCTCAAAACCCGTACCT
- a CDS encoding glycosyltransferase translates to MRFTVLIPVYNRPDELRELLDSLAKQTRIPDEILVIEDGSVDKAEQVADSFRDRLPIRYFFKPNSGQGFTRNYGFQRATGDYFVIFDSDALVPPHYFEAVEKRLQTSWLDAYGGPDAAHPDFTPVQKAISYSMTSPFTTGGIRGSSKNLGGTYHPRSFNMGLSRQVYEKIGGYKISRMGEDIEFAIRIIENGFKTGLIPEAFIYHKRRTDFRQFYRQLRFFGRARINISRFFPAELKLVHTFPAVFTLGLASVPLLALISPVLFGLALGFLLLFSLAILIDGTRREKSLKVGLLSVIAAFVQLTGYGVGFLSEGWKKLREPKGHRETGEFMEYPS, encoded by the coding sequence ATGCGTTTCACCGTTCTCATCCCCGTCTACAATCGCCCCGACGAACTGCGCGAGCTGCTGGATTCGCTGGCGAAACAAACCCGTATTCCCGACGAGATTCTGGTCATCGAAGACGGCTCGGTGGACAAGGCGGAGCAGGTGGCCGACTCATTCCGCGACCGGCTCCCTATCCGGTATTTCTTCAAGCCCAACAGCGGGCAGGGCTTCACGCGCAACTACGGTTTTCAGCGGGCGACGGGCGACTATTTCGTCATTTTCGACTCCGACGCCCTGGTGCCGCCGCATTATTTCGAAGCCGTTGAAAAGCGGCTTCAAACGTCCTGGCTCGACGCTTACGGCGGTCCGGACGCGGCTCACCCGGATTTCACGCCTGTTCAGAAAGCCATCAGCTATTCCATGACCTCGCCCTTCACAACGGGCGGTATCCGGGGCAGCAGCAAAAATCTGGGCGGAACGTACCACCCCCGCAGCTTCAACATGGGCCTTTCGCGGCAGGTCTACGAGAAAATCGGCGGGTACAAAATCAGCCGGATGGGCGAAGACATCGAGTTTGCTATCCGGATTATCGAAAACGGCTTCAAAACGGGTCTCATTCCGGAGGCGTTCATCTACCACAAGCGGCGCACGGACTTCCGGCAGTTTTACCGGCAACTGCGGTTCTTCGGACGGGCGCGGATCAACATTTCCCGGTTTTTTCCGGCTGAGTTAAAGCTCGTCCATACCTTTCCGGCGGTCTTTACGCTAGGGCTGGCCTCGGTGCCTTTGCTGGCGCTGATCAGTCCGGTTCTGTTCGGCCTGGCGCTCGGCTTTCTTTTGTTGTTTTCATTAGCTATCTTGATCGACGGCACCCGCAGGGAGAAAAGTCTGAAAGTGGGTCTGCTGAGCGTCATCGCCGCTTTTGTCCAGCTGACCGGCTACGGTGTCGGTTTTCTGAGCGAAGGCTGGAAAAAGCTGCGCGAGCCGAAAGGCCACCGCGAAACCGGTGAATTTATGGAGTACCCTTCCTGA
- a CDS encoding LytR/AlgR family response regulator transcription factor — protein sequence MQAQRELKNPYHPDVPLFLILIPFISGFNYYLTYPNIQFNGFLLLTFTIDTVQGYLAWYAVRQFIIYLDKKWPYYRGPLKRILFQALSTTLLGLAVISLLTELVSWIALGKPAPLIFYTRDLFIISIWFFVINGIYIGLHYYYELQDAENKRQEENRIKQEGFPVRFGKKELWLKFDEIPGFYVEGDYAVACHLAGNKYYLDQSLDKVEQQIPPAFFFRLNRQYILHRQFITGFKRAENGKLLVLLQKTELFPSEIPVSRIKAAAFKAWFRPE from the coding sequence ATGCAGGCGCAACGCGAGTTAAAAAACCCGTACCATCCGGATGTGCCTTTGTTTTTGATTTTAATTCCGTTTATCAGCGGTTTTAATTATTACCTGACCTACCCGAATATTCAGTTCAATGGTTTTTTATTATTGACCTTTACAATTGATACGGTGCAGGGCTATCTGGCCTGGTACGCGGTGCGTCAGTTTATCATTTACCTCGACAAAAAATGGCCCTATTACAGAGGGCCATTAAAGCGCATTCTTTTTCAGGCGCTCAGCACCACGCTGCTTGGTCTGGCCGTCATTAGTTTATTGACCGAACTGGTCAGCTGGATTGCGCTGGGAAAACCAGCTCCGCTGATTTTTTATACCCGCGACCTGTTCATCATCAGCATCTGGTTTTTTGTCATCAACGGCATTTACATCGGGCTTCATTATTACTACGAATTGCAGGATGCCGAAAACAAACGACAGGAAGAAAACCGCATTAAACAGGAAGGTTTTCCCGTCCGATTCGGCAAAAAGGAATTGTGGTTAAAATTTGACGAAATTCCCGGTTTTTACGTCGAAGGCGACTATGCCGTGGCCTGTCATCTGGCGGGCAATAAATATTACCTCGACCAGTCGCTCGACAAAGTTGAGCAGCAAATCCCGCCCGCTTTTTTCTTCCGGCTGAACCGGCAGTACATTCTGCACCGGCAGTTTATTACGGGCTTCAAACGGGCGGAAAACGGAAAGCTGCTGGTCCTGCTGCAAAAAACCGAACTGTTCCCCTCCGAAATCCCCGTCAGCCGCATCAAAGCCGCCGCATTCAAGGCCTGGTTTCGGCCCGAGTAA
- a CDS encoding CTP synthase, producing the protein MAIPGQKTAKYIFVTGGVTSSLGKGIIASSLAKLLQSRGLSVTIQKFDPYINIDPGTLNPYEHGECYVTDDGAETDLDLGHYERFLNIRTSQANNITTGRIYNNVITRERRGDFLGKTVQVVPHITDEIKRNIRLLGETGEYDIIITEIGGCVGDIESLPFIEAVRQLKFELGENDTLVIHLTLIPYLASAGELKTKPTQHSVRMLLETGVQPDIIVCRTEHPLPPDIRRKIALFCNVQVSSVIEAIDAETIYDVPLLMKKEKLDQRALYMLDIYNDQDADLDAWKDFLGRLKNPSDSVTIGLVGKYVELHDAYKSIAEAFIHAGAANECKVNIEWIQSETLANPENLHDKLRDLDGILVAPGFGERGIEGKINTIQYAREAGIPFFGICLGMQCAVIEFARNVLGMSDAHSSEMNPTTPHPVIDMMESQKQVKNLGGTMRLGAYPCKIKKESHAHAVYGKTQISERHRHRYEFNNEYLTQFEKAGMIATGINPETGLVEIVELKNHPWFVGVQFHPELKSTVMSPQPLFVHFIKAALAFSQQKRLVDTPANVG; encoded by the coding sequence ATGGCTATACCCGGTCAGAAAACCGCCAAGTACATTTTTGTTACGGGCGGTGTGACATCTTCTCTCGGCAAGGGCATTATTGCTTCTTCACTTGCCAAATTGCTTCAATCTCGTGGCCTTTCGGTCACGATTCAAAAATTCGACCCCTACATCAACATTGACCCCGGTACGCTGAATCCCTACGAACACGGGGAATGCTACGTGACGGACGATGGGGCCGAAACGGACCTTGATCTGGGCCACTACGAACGCTTCCTGAACATCCGGACATCGCAGGCCAACAACATCACCACGGGACGTATTTACAACAACGTTATCACCCGCGAACGGCGCGGCGATTTCCTCGGCAAAACGGTGCAGGTCGTACCGCACATCACCGACGAGATCAAACGCAACATCCGGCTGCTGGGCGAAACGGGTGAATACGACATCATCATCACCGAAATCGGTGGCTGTGTGGGCGATATCGAGTCGCTGCCGTTCATCGAAGCGGTGCGCCAGCTGAAGTTCGAGCTGGGCGAAAACGACACGCTGGTGATTCACCTGACCCTGATTCCGTACCTGGCCTCGGCGGGTGAGCTCAAAACGAAGCCCACCCAGCACTCGGTCCGGATGCTGCTCGAAACGGGCGTTCAGCCGGACATCATCGTCTGCCGCACCGAACACCCGCTACCGCCGGATATCCGCCGCAAAATCGCGCTGTTCTGCAACGTGCAGGTCAGCTCGGTCATCGAAGCCATCGACGCCGAGACGATCTACGACGTGCCTCTGCTGATGAAGAAAGAAAAACTCGACCAGCGGGCGCTGTACATGCTCGACATCTACAACGACCAGGACGCCGATCTCGACGCCTGGAAGGACTTCCTCGGCCGCCTCAAGAATCCATCGGACTCCGTGACGATTGGTCTGGTCGGGAAGTACGTGGAACTGCACGATGCGTACAAGTCCATCGCCGAGGCGTTCATCCATGCCGGAGCGGCCAACGAGTGCAAGGTCAATATCGAGTGGATTCAGTCGGAAACGCTGGCCAACCCCGAAAACCTGCACGACAAGCTGCGCGATCTGGACGGTATTCTGGTCGCCCCCGGTTTTGGCGAACGCGGCATTGAAGGCAAGATCAACACGATTCAGTACGCCCGGGAGGCCGGAATTCCGTTCTTCGGCATCTGCCTCGGGATGCAGTGCGCCGTGATCGAATTTGCCCGCAACGTACTGGGAATGAGCGACGCGCATTCGTCGGAAATGAACCCGACCACGCCGCATCCCGTTATCGACATGATGGAAAGCCAGAAGCAGGTGAAAAACCTCGGCGGCACCATGCGTCTGGGGGCGTATCCGTGTAAGATCAAGAAAGAATCGCACGCCCATGCCGTCTACGGCAAAACCCAGATCAGCGAACGGCACCGGCACCGGTACGAGTTCAACAACGAGTACCTGACCCAGTTTGAAAAGGCAGGTATGATTGCTACGGGGATTAATCCGGAGACGGGTCTGGTCGAGATCGTCGAATTAAAAAATCACCCGTGGTTCGTCGGCGTGCAGTTTCACCCGGAGCTGAAAAGCACGGTCATGAGCCCGCAGCCGCTGTTTGTGCATTTCATAAAGGCCGCACTGGCCTTCTCCCAGCAGAAACGCCTGGTGGACACCCCGGCGAATGTTGGTTAA